From the genome of Bacteroidota bacterium, one region includes:
- a CDS encoding glycosyltransferase: protein MVLISSIVILLTVFYTVLMGAYRKGWRQIPAFETTQTAPTLFVTVIIPARNEAQNIVRILNCLQRQNYPMGSFEIILADDHSDDQTVVVANSLGIANLRIIELAQIPGKRYKKAAITEAIKQAKGEIIVTTDADCSMNEYWLSTIVSFFEQTNAALASGPVLFDWEKSFFKSPANFLLTIQQVEFAGLVGIGGAALQLKFPNMCNGANLAYRRQVFDEVGGYMGNDNLLSGDDEFLMHKVFSRYPDRVHFLKHPSAIVKTPPSFTWGQFWGQRMRWVSKSTKYSDKRITAVLAMAYVFNLLIVVNLIAGFANPFYWVLFALQLAAKIIIEYYFYTPLLNFFGLPKLRRYIILAEPFHIGYVLAIGILGNFGTYNWKGRKQ, encoded by the coding sequence ATGGTTCTAATCAGTAGCATAGTTATACTTCTTACCGTATTTTATACAGTGCTGATGGGTGCCTACCGCAAGGGCTGGCGACAAATACCCGCGTTTGAGACAACCCAAACTGCACCTACCCTGTTTGTAACCGTTATTATCCCTGCCCGCAACGAGGCACAGAACATTGTACGCATACTTAATTGCCTGCAACGGCAAAATTATCCGATGGGTAGTTTTGAAATTATTTTGGCCGATGACCACTCTGACGACCAAACGGTGGTTGTAGCCAACTCATTAGGCATTGCCAACTTACGAATTATAGAATTGGCTCAAATACCCGGAAAACGGTATAAAAAAGCAGCTATTACCGAAGCTATAAAACAGGCCAAAGGTGAGATTATTGTTACTACGGATGCCGATTGCTCAATGAATGAATATTGGTTAAGTACCATCGTATCGTTTTTTGAACAAACGAACGCTGCACTGGCAAGCGGTCCGGTATTGTTTGATTGGGAAAAATCATTTTTTAAGTCCCCTGCTAATTTTTTACTTACCATACAGCAAGTTGAGTTTGCCGGTTTGGTAGGCATTGGCGGTGCGGCATTGCAATTAAAATTCCCCAATATGTGCAACGGAGCCAACTTGGCCTACCGCAGGCAGGTATTTGATGAAGTAGGCGGTTATATGGGCAATGACAACCTGTTATCAGGCGATGATGAGTTTTTAATGCACAAAGTATTTAGCCGCTATCCTGATAGAGTTCACTTTTTAAAGCACCCTTCCGCTATCGTAAAAACCCCGCCGTCGTTTACTTGGGGGCAATTTTGGGGGCAGCGGATGCGTTGGGTATCAAAAAGTACTAAATACAGCGATAAGCGCATTACTGCTGTGTTGGCAATGGCTTATGTATTTAATCTGTTAATTGTTGTCAATTTGATTGCTGGCTTTGCAAACCCTTTCTATTGGGTGCTTTTTGCCCTGCAACTGGCTGCCAAAATTATCATCGAGTACTATTTTTATACACCACTGCTCAACTTTTTCGGGCTACCGAAGTTGCGCAGGTACATTATACTTGCCGAGCCTTTTCACATAGGCTATGTGCTGGCCATTGGTATTTTGGGTAATTTTGGCACTTATAACTGGAAAGGGAGAAAACAATGA
- a CDS encoding HAMP domain-containing histidine kinase, whose amino-acid sequence MKVWLAFFKNRWLALGVSVLILSVAYYIDNYRQKAESNYEELTRTLQTHLHDKEKGIEKLLANDSFLNSFIKDGFSLEGRKRLDKRDFSLMVYKDTSLVFWSDNEADPDVVREKKSEEIDVLKTNNGWYLHKTRKIGRHSFVLLYRFYTRYQYQNRYLRSSFADGVGIKNTAEISPKAVQDFAPVKSIYGKKLFYLALHPYTHNSFTIPVVVLTLLGLWLFFIFLSNQYEWFLDNGRTLAGTLFFALVLILVKILIVDLKFPSFLQSSLLFDPGVYASSGLFSSLGALLVNVVLLFVFVFTLSKQMASAKDDDKPIVGGISSSLLFIPAFFVLIVFTGFIINIIRSLIIDSNIPFDIANIFHFTWFSLIGLLITSLLVSIHFFSSSMVYHLMNRLKLSNKMLLINAAASIACYAVYQLFSGQWQPSLLVQGPAYAFAIIIVLQLSKDLKVAQRTLGYVLVVSVFVALLFYRFNIDKEHEIRKLYAIQLSDAKDIEAENTFTDIEHQIANDPRIFNYFTNAIFSKRDLEKHINQLYFTGYLGKYDVEIFDYDTIGNFFRENNYYTYEFVNTLYNSHSQPTLSNYFYYIVYPSVQYSYIAKYDYCAGKHTMGSLFILLKRKLTQDPSLFTQLLSQSNSDNKTPPYNYSYALYQNDKLVNKGGKYSYSLNFTFDTTERKEFVVSDGYSHHIKHEPNNLIVVVSKKVDSVLQPLAVFSFLFLMLLLFIALLFAYNGLVVLIRAGLAYYTGKWKSLYRLHHFARWLIPIRRMRGLLFSTRIQVTIFSLVSAILLLSGYIFLRYIDYKYTERQRDKMVQKIKSVSGAFENRAQLEMQLMLPTELTAFVNQIGDSYETDINFYNVDGQLVTSTKNKIYTSGLVGRQIHPEAFVKLQKEAQSFYIHDEKIGSLKYISAYVPVLDAKHTVIAYLNLPFFTNEAELNDEISAFFVNFVNLYILFFLVAALIAYLITQRVTAPLTIIQNKLSKLSLSSKNEVIEWKGDDEIGELVAQYNKMLIALEESAGRLAQSEREGAWREMAKQIAHEIKNPLTPMKLSVQHLQRAWAAKGDNLEDTFKRVTQVLIEQIDSLSNLASEFSAFAKMPEPVSERLELNELVLLTATLYETTENLSVSFFPLPVKAYINGDKDQLSRVLTNIITNAIQAIPEENQGKIEIRIVHEGDIYKIEVSDNGKGIPDDEANKVFIPSFSTKNSGMGLGLAISKKIVEGMGGKIYFVSQEGIGTTFFIELPKVEAPIE is encoded by the coding sequence ATGAAGGTTTGGTTAGCTTTTTTTAAAAACAGGTGGTTGGCGCTGGGAGTATCGGTATTGATACTTTCGGTAGCTTATTACATTGATAACTACCGCCAAAAAGCTGAAAGCAATTATGAGGAGCTGACCCGAACCCTGCAAACCCATCTTCACGACAAAGAAAAAGGTATTGAAAAACTACTTGCCAACGACTCTTTTCTAAACAGTTTTATTAAAGACGGTTTTAGCCTTGAAGGAAGAAAAAGGCTGGATAAGCGCGATTTCTCCCTGATGGTGTATAAAGACACCTCGCTGGTGTTTTGGTCGGATAATGAGGCCGACCCTGACGTGGTGCGGGAAAAAAAATCGGAAGAGATTGATGTATTAAAAACCAACAACGGTTGGTACTTGCACAAAACCCGCAAAATTGGTCGTCATAGTTTTGTACTGTTATACCGTTTTTATACCCGTTACCAATACCAAAACCGTTACCTGCGCAGCAGTTTTGCAGACGGTGTGGGCATAAAAAACACCGCTGAAATATCGCCCAAGGCGGTACAGGATTTTGCCCCTGTAAAAAGTATTTACGGCAAAAAACTGTTCTATTTAGCTCTGCATCCCTACACGCATAACTCGTTTACTATTCCCGTGGTGGTGCTTACCCTGCTTGGGTTGTGGTTGTTCTTTATTTTCCTTTCCAACCAATACGAATGGTTTTTAGATAATGGCCGAACATTAGCAGGCACATTGTTTTTTGCCCTTGTACTTATACTGGTTAAAATACTTATTGTCGACTTAAAGTTCCCGTCGTTTCTGCAATCCAGCTTATTGTTCGATCCCGGAGTGTATGCCTCTTCGGGATTATTCTCCTCGTTGGGGGCCTTGCTGGTAAACGTGGTACTGCTGTTTGTGTTTGTATTTACGCTTTCAAAACAAATGGCCAGTGCAAAAGACGATGATAAACCGATTGTCGGAGGTATTAGCTCCTCGTTGCTGTTCATCCCTGCATTTTTTGTACTGATTGTTTTCACTGGGTTTATTATTAATATCATCCGTAGCCTTATTATCGATTCAAACATCCCGTTTGATATCGCCAACATATTCCATTTTACTTGGTTCAGTCTCATCGGCCTTTTGATTACATCGTTGCTAGTTTCCATCCATTTCTTTTCAAGCAGCATGGTGTATCACTTAATGAACAGGCTTAAACTAAGTAACAAAATGCTGCTTATAAACGCTGCGGCTTCTATAGCATGCTATGCGGTGTACCAACTGTTTTCAGGCCAATGGCAGCCCTCACTGCTGGTACAGGGGCCCGCTTATGCTTTTGCTATTATCATCGTTTTACAGCTTAGTAAAGATTTAAAAGTCGCCCAGCGTACGTTAGGCTATGTATTGGTAGTATCTGTGTTTGTAGCGTTACTTTTTTACCGGTTTAATATTGACAAGGAACACGAGATACGGAAGCTATACGCCATACAACTGAGCGACGCTAAAGATATTGAGGCTGAAAACACTTTTACGGATATTGAACACCAAATAGCTAACGACCCGCGTATTTTTAATTATTTCACCAACGCCATTTTCTCAAAACGCGACCTTGAAAAACACATCAATCAGTTGTATTTCACAGGGTATTTGGGCAAGTATGATGTAGAAATATTTGACTACGATACCATTGGCAACTTTTTCAGGGAGAACAATTATTACACTTACGAGTTTGTAAACACGCTGTATAACAGCCATTCGCAGCCTACCCTCAGCAATTATTTTTATTACATCGTATATCCTTCGGTGCAGTATTCATACATCGCCAAATACGATTATTGCGCAGGCAAGCACACTATGGGCAGTTTATTTATCCTGCTCAAACGTAAACTTACCCAAGACCCCAGTTTATTTACCCAACTGCTTTCGCAATCCAATTCTGATAACAAAACACCGCCCTACAATTACTCGTATGCCTTGTACCAGAACGATAAGTTGGTAAACAAGGGGGGCAAATACAGCTACAGCCTCAATTTTACATTTGATACTACTGAACGGAAAGAATTTGTAGTATCCGACGGGTATTCTCACCATATAAAGCACGAACCCAATAATTTAATTGTGGTAGTAAGCAAAAAGGTTGACAGTGTGCTGCAACCGCTGGCCGTGTTCTCTTTTTTGTTTTTAATGCTGCTGCTGTTTATTGCCCTGCTGTTTGCTTATAACGGCTTAGTAGTACTGATACGGGCAGGATTGGCGTATTACACGGGCAAATGGAAATCGCTGTACCGGCTGCATCATTTTGCACGGTGGTTAATCCCGATACGGCGTATGCGAGGACTGCTGTTCAGCACCCGTATCCAAGTTACCATCTTTTCGCTGGTATCGGCTATTTTGCTGCTTTCGGGCTATATCTTCCTCCGATACATTGATTATAAGTACACCGAGCGGCAGCGGGATAAGATGGTGCAAAAGATAAAATCGGTAAGCGGTGCTTTTGAAAACCGTGCACAGCTTGAAATGCAACTGATGCTGCCTACTGAATTAACGGCTTTTGTAAACCAAATCGGCGACTCTTACGAAACGGATATTAACTTTTACAATGTAGATGGGCAGTTGGTAACCTCTACCAAAAACAAAATTTACACCAGCGGTTTGGTGGGAAGGCAAATTCACCCCGAAGCCTTTGTAAAATTGCAAAAAGAGGCGCAGTCGTTTTATATCCACGATGAAAAAATAGGTTCGCTTAAATACATTTCAGCCTACGTGCCTGTGCTGGATGCTAAACACACGGTAATAGCCTACCTGAACCTGCCGTTTTTTACCAACGAAGCCGAGTTGAACGATGAGATTTCAGCCTTCTTTGTCAACTTTGTTAACCTATATATTCTTTTCTTCTTGGTGGCTGCATTGATAGCCTACCTAATCACCCAACGGGTAACCGCACCCCTTACCATCATTCAGAACAAACTTTCTAAACTAAGCCTTAGCAGTAAAAACGAGGTGATTGAATGGAAAGGCGATGATGAAATTGGCGAGCTGGTAGCACAGTACAATAAAATGCTGATAGCCCTTGAGGAAAGTGCAGGCAGGCTTGCACAAAGCGAGCGCGAAGGGGCTTGGCGTGAAATGGCCAAACAAATTGCCCACGAAATAAAAAACCCGCTTACTCCCATGAAACTCAGCGTGCAACATTTGCAGCGCGCTTGGGCTGCCAAGGGAGATAATTTAGAAGACACTTTTAAACGGGTAACACAGGTATTGATTGAGCAAATTGATAGTTTATCAAACCTTGCATCGGAGTTTTCGGCGTTTGCAAAAATGCCTGAACCTGTTTCTGAAAGGCTTGAACTAAATGAGTTGGTATTGCTTACGGCTACCTTGTACGAAACGACCGAAAACCTGTCGGTATCGTTTTTCCCCTTACCCGTAAAGGCATATATTAATGGGGATAAAGACCAGCTTTCGCGAGTGCTTACCAACATTATTACCAACGCAATACAAGCCATCCCCGAGGAGAACCAAGGCAAAATTGAAATCAGAATTGTGCACGAGGGGGATATTTATAAAATTGAGGTGAGCGACAACGGTAAAGGCATCCCCGATGATGAAGCTAACAAGGTATTTATTCCCAGTTTTAGTACAAAAAATTCAGGTATGGGATTG